The Candidatus Methylomirabilota bacterium genome includes the window AAGTACGCCAGGGTTTCCTGCACGACCTTGTCCAGGCTGGCGAGCAGCGCGTCCTTCGGAGCCGGCGTCGTCATCGGCACCCCCTCCTCGGTGAGGACAGGGCCGTAGTGTAGCGCGCCGGTGACCCGTCAGGCGAAAGCCGTGTGGCTCCGCGGACTCCTGGGGCTCCTCGTCCTCGGGGGCTGCGCGCTCGCGCATCCCTCGGCGCCTCCCCCGCGGGTGGCGAGCGAGCAGACGGGCGAGGCGTCGTGGTACGGCCGCCCGTACCACGGCCAGCGCACCGCGAGCGGAGAGATCTTCGACATGTACGCGCTCACGGCGGCCCACCCCACGCTGCCCTTCGGCGCGCGCGTGCGCGTCACGAACCTCAAGAACGGCCGCGCGGTCGAGGTCCGCATCAACGACCGTGGGCCGACGGCGCGCGGCCGCATCATCGACCTCTCCTACGCGGCGGCGCGCGCGCTCGACGCCGTGGAGGCCGGCGTCTTCCCGGTGCGCGTCCGCGTGGTCGCGCTGCCCGAGCGGTAGCGCGGCCGGCGTCTACGGTGCGTCCGTGGCGCCGAGCGTCAGCTCCTCGGCGCGGTGGCAGCGCACATCGTCGGGAACCCGGAGGAGTATATTAGGTGCCGGCCATGATCACCATCGAGTCCACTCCCGAATTCGTCTCGAGCGTCTACGCGCGCATGGACCGGACCCTCGAGGTCGTCCGCCGGAACCTGGGGCGGCCGCTGGGACTGGCGGAGAAGATCGTGCTCTCGCACCTCGACGAGCCCGCGACGACCGGCATGGAGCGCGGCAAGACCTACGTCCAGCTCCGGCCCGACCGCGTGATCCTCCAGGACGTGCTGGGCCAGACCGCGATGCTCCAGTTCATGCAGACGCGCCGCACGCGGACCGCCGTGCCGACGACGATCCACTGCGACCACCTCATCCAGGCGCGGGTCGAGGGCGAGGCGGACCTGCGCGAGTCGCTCGCGGAGAATCGCGAGGTCTACGACTTCCTCCGGACGGCCGCCGCCAAGTACGGCGTCGGCTTCTGGGGGCCCGGCGCCGGCATCATCCACCAGGTCGCGCTGGAGAACTACGCGTTCCCCGGCGAGCTGATGATCGGCACCGACTCCCACACGCCGAACGCCGGGGGCCTCGGCGCCTGCGCCGTCGGCGTCGGCGGCGCCGACGCCGTCGAGGTGATGGCCGGCCTGCCCTGGGAGGTGCTCTACCCGAAGGTGATCGGCGTGCGTCTGACCGGCGAGCTCGTGGGCTGGACGGCGCCGAAGGACGTGATCCTCAAGCTGGCCGGCGAGCTCACCGTCGCGGGCGGCACCAACGCGATCATCGAGTACTTCGGCCCGGGCGCCCGCTCCATCAGCGCCACCGGCAAGGCGACCATCACCAACATGGGCGCCGAGCTCGGCGCGACCACCTCGATCTTCCCGTACGACCCGCGCATGGCGAAGTACCTCGCGGCCACCGGCCGCGGCGAGCTGGCGACGCTCGCCGAGCGCTCGCAGCGTCTCCTCGCCGCGGACCCGGAGGTCGAGGCGCGCCCGGAGCGCTGGTTCGATCGGGTCGTGGAGATCGACCTGTCCACGCTCGAGCCCCACATCGTGGGCCCGCACTCACCGGACCGCGCGCGTTCCATCTCGCGGCTCGGCGCCGAGGTGCGGGACCCGGGTAACAAGTTCGTGGACGTCATCTCCACCGCGCTCATCGGGAGCTGCACGAACTCGTCCTACGAGGACATGAGCCGATCCGCGGACGTCGCCGAGCAGGCGCGCGCTCACGGCGTCAAAGCGGCGGTGCCCTTCATGGTGACGCCGGGCTCGGAGCAGATCCGCGCCACGATCGAGCGGGACGGCCAGATGGCCTCGCTCCTGGCGATCGAGGGGACCGTGCTGGCGAACGCCTGCGGTCCGTGCATCGGCCAGTGGCGCCGCGCCAAAGAGGCGGCCGGCGTGCCGAACACCATCGTCACCTCGTACAACCGCAACTTCCCCATGCGCAACGACGGGCAGCCGACGACGATGAACTTCATCGGGAGCCCGGAGATCGTGACGGCCCTGGCCCTGGCCGGCCGGCTGTCCTTCAACCCCGTGACCGATTCGATCACCGGCGCCGACGGCAAGCCCTTCAAGCTCCGGCCGCCGAAGGCCGCGCCGGAAGTTCCCGCGCGCGGGTTCGCCAAGGGCCGCTCCTCGTACACGGCGCCGCCCGAGGACGGGAGCCGCATCACGCTGTCGGTGGACCCGCGGAGCGAGCGGCTCCAGCTCATGGAGCCGTGGCCGGCGTGGGACGGCGGCGATTTCCGCGAGATGCCGGTGCTCTTGAAGACCAAGGGCAAGACGACCACCGACCACATCTCGCCCGCGGGCCCCTGGCTCCGCTACCGGGGACACCTCGACAAGTTCAGCGACAACATGTTCATGGGCGCGACCAACGCCTACACCGGCGAGGCGGGCAAGGGCCTGAACCTGATCACCGGCGAGCGGGGACAGTCGATCTCGAAGATCGCCAGGGACTACAAGGCCCGGGGTCTCAGGTGGGTCGTCGTCGGCGACCACAACTACGGCGAGGGCAGCAGCCGCGAGCACGCCGCGCTGTCGCCGAGGCTACTCGGCGGCGTCGCGGTGATCGCGCGGAGCTTCGCGCGCATCCACGAGAGCAATCTGAAGAAGCAGGGGCTCCTCGCGCTGACGTTCGGCGATCCGGCGCACTACGACCGGATCCGCGAGGACGACCGCCTGAGCCTCGTCGAACTGAAGGAGCTGGCGCCGGGCCGGCCCGTCACGTGCCTCGTCCACCACGCCGACGGCCGCGTGGAGACGCTGATGCTAAACCACTCCTACGGCCCCGCGCAGTTCGAGTGGTTCAGGCGCGGCTCGGCGCTCAACCTCTTCCACAAGGAGGCGGCCTCCTAGCGGGTGAAGAAGAACTGCTCGGTCCGGGCGTTGCCCGGGCTCCGGAGCGGCCAGTCGTTGCCGAGCGTCGTGGGGACGTTGCGGAAATTCCTGCCGGCCACGACGACGCCCTGCACCATCGGCGTCAGCCCCACCGTGCCGATCTCCCAGAGGTTGTCCACCCAGATCCGGAACAGCTCCTGCGCGAGCTTCGCCTGCTGCTCGGTCCCGACCGTCTTGGCCTGATCGAATTTGGTGGAGATGGTAGCACTCCGATTGCGATCGATTGTTTCTTGAAGCGGTGACAGAGGGCTCACCCGGGGCTGTACCTTCGCGTGATAGGATCGAGCCCTCGGACGCTCGCAGGTGAGGGCGCCGAACGCGGAAGGAGCGAGCGATGCGATACGACGTGATCTCCGCCGACTGCCACATCGACCTCTGCTGGCTCCCGCCCGACCTGTTCGCGTCCAACGCGTCGGCCGCGATGCGGGACCGCATGCCCTTCGTGAGCGACGGTCCCACGGGGCCCAGGTGGACCACGAAGAAGGGTGCGGCCCTCGGCCGCCCGTGCGGCATGGGCTCGGCGGGCCGGGAGTACGTCCCCGGGCGGATCTACCGCTCGGACCGGATGGCGGCGACCGGTCTCTACGACGACGGCAAGCGTGGGATCCGGCGCATCACCGATCCGGAGCTGCGGCTCCGTGACCAGGACCGCGACGGCGTGCAGGGCGAGGTCCTCTACGGGGTCCTCGGCACGACGGGGCGGATGAGCGACCCGGAGGCGGCCGTCGAGGTCATGCGCATCTACAACGAGTGGCTCGCCGGCTTCTGCGCGACCCATCCCGACCGGTACGCGGGCCTGGCCTCGATCCCGAATCACCCGCTCGAGGCGGCCATCGCCGAGGTGGAGCGCGTGGCCAAGCGCGGCGTGCTGCGCGGCCTGGACATCGCCAACTCGTCGGACCTGACGCCGCTCTGGCACCCCTACTGGAACCGCCTGTGGGACGTCATCAACGCGTGCGGCCTTCCGCTCCACTTCCACACGGTGGGCGGCTACCTCCCCGACCACATCCGGAAGATCGTGCTCGTCGGCTCCGATCCCACGCGCGCCAGCGCGCCCGACGCGCCCAAGGTGGACCTCCCCGTGGCCCGGGCGGCCTTCGCGACCAGCATCACCCAGTTCCAGATCAACATGGCCAACATCCTCGCCTCGCTGACCTTCGCCGGCGTGCTGGAGCGCCATCCGCGTCTGCGCCTGGTGCTCGGCGAGAGCGGCATCGGCTGGATCCCCTACATCCTCCAGCGCATGGACGCCGAGTGGGAGGACCAGTTCAAGGATCTCTCGCTCACGATGCCGCCCAGCGAGTACTGGCGGCGGCAGTGCAAGGCGACGTTCCAGACGGACCCGATCGGCATCAAGCTCCTCGACGAGCTCGGCGCCGAGAACGTGATGTGGGGCTCCGACTTCCCGCACCCCGACGGCGTGTGGCCGGACTCGCAGGAGTACATCCAGAAGGAGCTCGGGCACCTGCCCGCGGACGTCCGCCGGAAGGTGGTCTGCGAGAACGCCGGGCGTTTCTACGGCTTCGCGCTCACGTAGGGCCGCGCTCAGGCGACCTGGTAGCGCTTGATCGCCGCCTGATCGAACGCGAGGCCGAAGCCCGGCTTCGCGGGCACGACGAGCTGGCCGCCCTCGAGCTTCGGCGTCTCCTCGTAGAGCCTGAGCGTCCACGGCATGTACTCGACGGTGAGGCCGTTCGGGATCGCGGCGACGAGATGGACGTGGAGCTCGGGGACGAGGTGGCTCACGACGGGCAGGTTGAACGCCTCGGCCATGCCGGCGACCTTCATCCACTGCGTGATACCGCCCACGCGCAGCAGGTCGATCATCACGATGTCGATCGAGCGCGCCTCGAGCAGGTGGCGGAAGGGCACGATGCCGTAGTGGTACTCGCCCGCGGCGATCGGCGTGGCGAGCACGTCGGCGATGCGCGCCAGGCCGGCGTAGTCGTCGTGCGCCGTCGGATCCTCCAACCAGTAGAGATGGTAGGGCTCCATGCGGCGCCCGACCTCGATCGCGTGGTTCACGCTCCAGAGCTGGTTGATGTCGCACATCAGGTCGATCTCATGTCCGATGGCCTCGCGCATGACCCGGACGCGTTCGATGGACGCCGCGACGGTGGGCTCGCTCCCGCACTGCATCTTCATCTGCTTGAAGCCCATGCCGGCGAGGCGCGGCCCGGCCTTCGCGAGATAGTCCACGGGGTGGGGGCGCATGAGGGCGCCGCTCGCGTATGTCGCCACGCGGTCGCGCAGGCCGCCGAGGAGCGCGCACACGGACTGGCCCTGGGCCTTGCCGCGGAGGTCCCAGCACGCGACGTCGATCGCCGAGAGGGCCAGCGTGAAGATGCCGCCCGGGCCCGAGCCGCCCGCCGCGCGGCGGAGCTTCGCGGCGATCGCCTCCACCTGGGTGGGGTCGTCGCCGACGACGAGCCCCGCGAGGGCGTCCACCGCCGCCTTGAGCGCCGGCGTCAGCGCGGCGCCGAAGAACGTGAGGCCGAGACCGACCAGGCCCTGGTCCGTCCCGAGCTCGAGGGTGACGAACTCGCGCGTATCGGTGGGGGCGGGGAGGCCGACGACCAGCGGGTTGTCGGCCGGGGTGCGCAGCACGCGGGTGGTGACGTGAGTGATCTTCATCGGGCGTCTCCTCCGGGCGCGATGGTTGCTTAGACTACCGCGTTTCACGCGGAGGTTCATGCGGTGTCTCAATGATGGTGGAGGAACCCGCCGCGGCCGTCTCGACGCTCGACTCGCGCGCGACGCGCGAGCTCACGCCGTGCGGCGCCGGCTCGATGGTCTGGCGCTCCTGGGGAGAGGGCCGGCCGCTCGTGCTGCTCCACGGGGCCAGCGGCTCGTGGACCCACTGGATCCGGAACATCGCGACGCTCGCCCGACACTTTCGCGTGCTGGCCCCGGACATGCCGGGTTTCGGCGAGTCGGACGTGCCGCCCGAACCGCACACGGCTGACGTTCTCGCCGACCTGAT containing:
- a CDS encoding septal ring lytic transglycosylase RlpA family protein, whose product is MWLRGLLGLLVLGGCALAHPSAPPPRVASEQTGEASWYGRPYHGQRTASGEIFDMYALTAAHPTLPFGARVRVTNLKNGRAVEVRINDRGPTARGRIIDLSYAAARALDAVEAGVFPVRVRVVALPER
- a CDS encoding aconitate hydratase, translated to MITIESTPEFVSSVYARMDRTLEVVRRNLGRPLGLAEKIVLSHLDEPATTGMERGKTYVQLRPDRVILQDVLGQTAMLQFMQTRRTRTAVPTTIHCDHLIQARVEGEADLRESLAENREVYDFLRTAAAKYGVGFWGPGAGIIHQVALENYAFPGELMIGTDSHTPNAGGLGACAVGVGGADAVEVMAGLPWEVLYPKVIGVRLTGELVGWTAPKDVILKLAGELTVAGGTNAIIEYFGPGARSISATGKATITNMGAELGATTSIFPYDPRMAKYLAATGRGELATLAERSQRLLAADPEVEARPERWFDRVVEIDLSTLEPHIVGPHSPDRARSISRLGAEVRDPGNKFVDVISTALIGSCTNSSYEDMSRSADVAEQARAHGVKAAVPFMVTPGSEQIRATIERDGQMASLLAIEGTVLANACGPCIGQWRRAKEAAGVPNTIVTSYNRNFPMRNDGQPTTMNFIGSPEIVTALALAGRLSFNPVTDSITGADGKPFKLRPPKAAPEVPARGFAKGRSSYTAPPEDGSRITLSVDPRSERLQLMEPWPAWDGGDFREMPVLLKTKGKTTTDHISPAGPWLRYRGHLDKFSDNMFMGATNAYTGEAGKGLNLITGERGQSISKIARDYKARGLRWVVVGDHNYGEGSSREHAALSPRLLGGVAVIARSFARIHESNLKKQGLLALTFGDPAHYDRIREDDRLSLVELKELAPGRPVTCLVHHADGRVETLMLNHSYGPAQFEWFRRGSALNLFHKEAAS
- a CDS encoding amidohydrolase family protein, giving the protein MRYDVISADCHIDLCWLPPDLFASNASAAMRDRMPFVSDGPTGPRWTTKKGAALGRPCGMGSAGREYVPGRIYRSDRMAATGLYDDGKRGIRRITDPELRLRDQDRDGVQGEVLYGVLGTTGRMSDPEAAVEVMRIYNEWLAGFCATHPDRYAGLASIPNHPLEAAIAEVERVAKRGVLRGLDIANSSDLTPLWHPYWNRLWDVINACGLPLHFHTVGGYLPDHIRKIVLVGSDPTRASAPDAPKVDLPVARAAFATSITQFQINMANILASLTFAGVLERHPRLRLVLGESGIGWIPYILQRMDAEWEDQFKDLSLTMPPSEYWRRQCKATFQTDPIGIKLLDELGAENVMWGSDFPHPDGVWPDSQEYIQKELGHLPADVRRKVVCENAGRFYGFALT
- a CDS encoding mandelate racemase/muconate lactonizing enzyme family protein; protein product: MKITHVTTRVLRTPADNPLVVGLPAPTDTREFVTLELGTDQGLVGLGLTFFGAALTPALKAAVDALAGLVVGDDPTQVEAIAAKLRRAAGGSGPGGIFTLALSAIDVACWDLRGKAQGQSVCALLGGLRDRVATYASGALMRPHPVDYLAKAGPRLAGMGFKQMKMQCGSEPTVAASIERVRVMREAIGHEIDLMCDINQLWSVNHAIEVGRRMEPYHLYWLEDPTAHDDYAGLARIADVLATPIAAGEYHYGIVPFRHLLEARSIDIVMIDLLRVGGITQWMKVAGMAEAFNLPVVSHLVPELHVHLVAAIPNGLTVEYMPWTLRLYEETPKLEGGQLVVPAKPGFGLAFDQAAIKRYQVA